In Deinobacterium chartae, one genomic interval encodes:
- the purK gene encoding 5-(carboxyamino)imidazole ribonucleotide synthase yields the protein MLRPGSTVGFLGGGQLAQMLALRAASMGYKTAFLEPDPHAPAAQVSERVGFGFAEADLEALAARCDVITVEFENVPPEALAFLEARVPVRPAGELFRVSRHRALEKHALAALGLPTAPYRVLAPGDDVAGVLGAVGGRGILKTAELGYDGKGQRRVASEAELAAALAELNVPCVLEGYVDFVRELSIQVARNPSGELAFSGLVENLHAGGILRRSVYPAAASEETELAARQYARTLAEAWRLEGLLTLELFELEDGSLRVNEIAPRVHNSGHLTQDGGGASQFEMQLRAALDLPLADFAPQLPCVMVNILGWPEDQPEPAWEEIVRLPGARLHLYGKAHRPGRKLGHVNVVGKTRAEVLEGAARVEAVLGVRL from the coding sequence ATGCTGCGTCCGGGCAGTACGGTGGGTTTTCTGGGCGGCGGTCAGCTCGCCCAGATGCTGGCGCTGAGGGCTGCCAGCATGGGCTACAAGACCGCGTTCCTCGAACCGGACCCGCACGCTCCGGCGGCACAGGTGTCCGAGCGGGTCGGTTTCGGCTTCGCCGAAGCGGACCTCGAGGCCCTGGCGGCGCGCTGCGACGTGATCACGGTGGAATTCGAGAACGTGCCGCCCGAGGCGCTCGCCTTCCTCGAGGCGCGGGTGCCGGTGCGCCCGGCCGGTGAGCTGTTCCGGGTCTCGCGTCACCGCGCGCTCGAGAAGCACGCGCTGGCCGCGCTGGGCCTGCCGACCGCGCCCTACCGGGTGCTGGCTCCCGGCGACGACGTCGCGGGGGTCTTGGGGGCGGTGGGCGGACGCGGCATCCTCAAGACCGCCGAGCTGGGCTACGACGGCAAGGGGCAGCGCCGGGTGGCGAGCGAGGCCGAACTGGCCGCGGCCTTAGCCGAACTGAACGTGCCCTGCGTTCTCGAGGGTTACGTGGATTTTGTGCGCGAGCTCAGCATCCAGGTGGCCCGCAACCCTTCGGGCGAGCTGGCCTTCTCGGGGTTGGTCGAGAACCTGCACGCGGGCGGCATCCTGCGCCGCTCGGTGTACCCGGCGGCAGCCTCGGAGGAGACCGAGCTGGCCGCGCGCCAGTACGCGCGCACCCTGGCCGAGGCCTGGCGGCTCGAGGGCCTGCTGACCCTCGAGCTGTTCGAGCTCGAAGACGGCAGCCTGCGGGTCAACGAGATCGCGCCGCGCGTGCACAACTCGGGGCACCTGACCCAAGACGGCGGCGGAGCCTCGCAGTTCGAGATGCAGCTGCGCGCCGCCTTGGACCTGCCGCTGGCCGACTTCGCGCCGCAGCTGCCCTGCGTGATGGTCAACATCTTGGGCTGGCCCGAGGACCAGCCCGAACCGGCCTGGGAGGAGATCGTGCGCCTGCCGGGCGCGCGGCTGCACCTGTACGGCAAGGCGCACCGCCCCGGGCGCAAGCTGGGGCACGTGAACGTGGTGGGCAAGACCCGCGCCGAGGTCCTCGAGGGGGCTGCGCGGGTCGAGGCCGTGCTGGGGGTGCGGCTGTGA
- a CDS encoding PfkB family carbohydrate kinase, whose protein sequence is MKGPLVALGDLAWDVLAKPDHPLLPGGDTTGRLELSGGGSAANLAVWSARLGAETVFVGKVGRDRFGELAVRDLEAEGVRHHMIWSENHRTGVVLALIDPSGQRAMLSGQGADFYLRPDELPVDLIRLAGHLHLTAWSLFTDPPRTAALEAARLAREAGATLSLDPGSYQMIMHSGRERFLEMMDALQFDILLPNRDEAQALSGREHPSEMLAWLRARYPTALIALKLDREGALIGLPDGTAFHVPATPAMPVDATGAGDAFGGAFLAHYLRWNDARAAARGAVQVAGWVVSRFGARAPVDAALRNRLAEINLRGTT, encoded by the coding sequence GTGAAGGGCCCGCTGGTCGCCCTGGGCGACTTGGCCTGGGACGTGCTGGCCAAGCCCGACCACCCGCTGCTGCCCGGCGGCGACACCACCGGGCGCCTCGAGCTCTCTGGCGGCGGCAGCGCCGCCAACTTGGCGGTGTGGAGCGCGCGGCTGGGGGCCGAGACCGTGTTCGTCGGCAAGGTCGGGCGTGACCGCTTCGGGGAACTGGCGGTGCGTGACCTCGAGGCGGAGGGCGTGCGGCATCACATGATCTGGTCCGAAAACCACCGTACCGGGGTGGTGCTGGCCCTGATCGACCCGAGCGGTCAGCGTGCGATGCTCTCGGGCCAGGGGGCCGACTTTTACCTGCGGCCCGACGAGCTGCCCGTGGACCTCATCCGCTTGGCCGGGCACCTGCACCTGACTGCCTGGAGCCTGTTCACCGACCCGCCGCGCACGGCGGCCCTTGAGGCCGCACGGCTGGCGCGCGAGGCGGGGGCGACGCTGTCGCTCGACCCGGGCAGCTACCAGATGATCATGCACAGCGGCCGCGAGCGCTTCTTGGAGATGATGGACGCGCTGCAGTTCGACATTTTGCTGCCCAACCGCGACGAGGCGCAGGCCCTCAGCGGCCGCGAGCACCCGTCCGAGATGCTCGCGTGGCTGCGCGCCCGCTACCCGACTGCGCTGATCGCCCTGAAGCTCGACCGCGAGGGGGCCCTGATCGGCCTGCCCGACGGCACGGCCTTTCACGTGCCCGCCACCCCGGCCATGCCGGTCGACGCGACCGGGGCGGGCGACGCTTTCGGCGGGGCGTTCCTGGCCCACTACCTGCGCTGGAACGACGCGCGCGCCGCGGCGCGCGGGGCCGTGCAGGTCGCAGGCTGGGTGGTCAGCCGCTTCGGGGCGCGGGCTCCGGTGGACGCCGCGCTGCGCAACCGGCTCGCCGAGATCAACCTGCGGGGTACGACATGA
- the mltG gene encoding endolytic transglycosylase MltG gives MKKFLGFLLALIVLVAVLVGAGAYYLNTPAGGGATTLEVKPGTGLRDIANELEERKVVRSAEALLAALRYRGSAGRIREGLYDLDGQRTTLEVARALEAGGRPRLVRFVIPEGKRMDEIAQIIAGAGLSSEAELRRAFADASLNPHARGNLEGFLFPATYEVSPESSARAIAQILTNRMNEELTPERLAAARKLGLDAYAWVTLASVVQSEAGSDAEMAPIAGIFLNRLDIGMRLQSDPTIAYGLGKRLPELDRRAGDFTKDTPYNTYTRAGLPKGPIGNPGEAALLSVLEARRDINGKRALYFVHGIDGRLHINADFLEHQRDVARYR, from the coding sequence ATGAAAAAGTTCCTTGGCTTCCTGCTGGCCCTGATCGTGCTGGTCGCCGTGCTGGTGGGCGCGGGGGCCTACTACCTCAACACCCCTGCGGGCGGCGGTGCCACCACCCTCGAGGTCAAGCCCGGCACCGGGCTGCGCGACATCGCGAACGAGCTCGAGGAGCGCAAGGTGGTGCGCTCGGCCGAGGCGCTGCTGGCGGCGCTGCGCTACCGGGGCAGCGCCGGACGCATCCGCGAGGGCCTGTACGACCTCGACGGGCAACGCACCACCCTCGAGGTGGCCCGAGCCCTCGAGGCGGGCGGGCGCCCCAGGCTGGTCCGCTTTGTGATTCCCGAGGGCAAGCGCATGGATGAGATCGCGCAGATCATCGCCGGGGCCGGGCTGAGCAGCGAGGCCGAGCTGCGGCGCGCCTTCGCGGACGCCTCGTTGAACCCGCACGCCCGGGGCAACCTCGAGGGGTTTTTGTTTCCCGCCACCTACGAGGTCAGCCCGGAGAGTAGCGCGCGCGCGATCGCGCAGATCCTTACCAACCGCATGAACGAGGAGCTGACCCCTGAGCGGCTGGCCGCCGCCCGCAAGCTGGGCCTGGATGCCTACGCCTGGGTCACGCTGGCCTCGGTGGTGCAGTCCGAGGCGGGTTCGGACGCCGAGATGGCCCCGATCGCCGGGATCTTCCTGAACCGCCTCGACATCGGCATGCGGTTGCAGAGCGACCCGACCATCGCCTACGGCCTGGGCAAGCGCCTGCCCGAACTTGACCGCCGCGCCGGAGATTTCACCAAGGACACGCCGTACAACACCTACACCCGCGCCGGTTTGCCCAAGGGACCCATCGGCAATCCGGGCGAGGCCGCGCTGCTGTCGGTCCTCGAGGCGCGCCGCGACATCAACGGCAAGCGCGCGCTGTATTTTGTACACGGCATCGACGGTCGCCTGCACATCAACGCCGACTTCCTCGAACACCAACGGGACGTGGCCCGCTACCGCTGA
- a CDS encoding 5-formyltetrahydrofolate cyclo-ligase encodes MTLPAVPDASASKREWRVWAKRLRNNSPNMSLEVERHLVRWLQERGLRRVLAYRAFGSEVSLNALPLLDPSLVLYTTRANLTPAPHLTVHPWESVRVRPGWNLLEPDADEPETDPSALEAVLVPGLAFDRAGYRLGYGVGFYDRFLPTLPQGCVRVGVTTEALRVDALPSEPHDVPVDFVATEAGVTPVVRP; translated from the coding sequence ATGACCCTCCCTGCCGTTCCCGACGCCTCGGCCAGCAAGCGTGAGTGGCGCGTATGGGCCAAGCGGCTGCGCAACAACAGCCCCAACATGAGCCTCGAGGTGGAGCGGCACCTGGTGCGCTGGCTGCAGGAGCGCGGGCTGCGCCGGGTGCTGGCCTACCGCGCTTTCGGGTCCGAGGTCAGCCTCAACGCCCTGCCGCTGCTCGACCCCAGCCTGGTGCTGTACACCACCCGCGCGAACCTCACCCCGGCCCCGCACCTGACCGTACACCCCTGGGAATCGGTGCGCGTGCGCCCCGGCTGGAACCTGCTCGAGCCCGACGCCGACGAGCCCGAGACGGACCCCTCGGCCCTCGAGGCGGTGCTGGTGCCAGGACTCGCCTTCGACCGGGCCGGGTACCGCCTGGGGTACGGGGTCGGTTTCTACGACCGCTTTCTGCCTACGCTGCCTCAGGGCTGCGTGCGGGTGGGCGTGACCACCGAGGCCCTGCGGGTCGACGCTCTGCCGAGCGAGCCGCACGACGTGCCGGTGGACTTTGTGGCCACCGAGGCCGGGGTGACCCCGGTGGTGCGCCCCTGA
- a CDS encoding enoyl-CoA hydratase-related protein codes for MTTTSSPAVLQSVHNHVLYLTLNRPDVLNAANNALLLELLEGLKAAGRDPEVRAVVITGAGRGFCAGQDLAAVEERAGSFTEHIERTYNRVILQMRTLEKPVITAVNGVAAGAGASIALAGDVRLWSDAARFIEVFSNIALIPDSGSTWLLPRIVGYHRAFELMALAERVEPGDALRLGLCEHVYPAETFEAEVRAYAERMAARPTRALGLTKRALNYALTHTLEDALQHEAYLQEAASRLEDHQEGVSAFLHKRAPEFKGR; via the coding sequence ATGACCACCACCTCGAGCCCTGCCGTCTTGCAGTCGGTCCACAACCACGTGCTGTACCTGACCCTCAACCGTCCCGACGTGCTCAACGCCGCGAACAACGCGCTGCTGCTCGAGCTCCTCGAGGGGCTCAAGGCAGCCGGGCGCGACCCCGAGGTGCGCGCGGTCGTCATCACCGGTGCAGGACGCGGCTTCTGCGCCGGGCAGGACCTCGCGGCGGTCGAGGAACGCGCAGGGTCCTTCACCGAGCACATCGAACGCACCTACAACCGCGTCATCTTGCAGATGCGCACGCTGGAAAAACCGGTCATCACCGCCGTGAACGGCGTGGCTGCCGGGGCGGGGGCCAGCATCGCCCTGGCCGGCGACGTGCGGCTGTGGAGCGACGCGGCGCGCTTCATCGAGGTGTTCTCCAACATCGCGCTGATTCCGGATTCGGGCTCCACGTGGCTGCTGCCCCGCATCGTGGGTTATCACCGCGCCTTCGAACTGATGGCGCTGGCCGAGCGGGTCGAGCCCGGCGACGCGCTGCGCCTGGGCCTGTGCGAGCACGTCTACCCGGCCGAGACCTTCGAGGCCGAGGTGCGCGCCTACGCCGAACGCATGGCGGCCCGCCCCACGCGCGCGCTGGGCCTCACCAAACGCGCCCTGAACTACGCCCTGACCCACACGCTCGAGGACGCCCTGCAGCACGAAGCCTACCTGCAAGAGGCCGCCTCGCGCCTCGAGGACCACCAGGAGGGCGTGAGCGCTTTCTTGCACAAGCGCGCGCCCGAGTTCAAGGGCCGCTGA
- a CDS encoding acetoin utilization protein AcuC, with amino-acid sequence MKTAFVYSPEYRRYDFGPDHPFQCVRVDLARTLLEACGCLDAADIVPPLELTEDELLRTHRAGFVERVRRASRGEAVPDATDYGLGTLDVPVFAGMHEAALQLVGGTARAAQLILDGDYRRAVNLGGGLHHAQADKAAGFCVYNDLSVAARRFTQAGWRVAYLDVDVHHGDGVQWLHYEDPRVLTLSLHETGRFLWPGTGATWEMGRGEGSGYSLNLPLEPFTQDDSYLEVLERVVPAALAWFRPDVLILQAGADAHFKDPLADLSLTVQGLRAVYRRVSAWADEFASGRLLATGGGGYAIHNVAPRAWALLYAELSGQSVPEELPPAWLQAWQAPQGDPLPSGWWDLPPEIPRRAEIESRNRRVAQRLLTDWAAVRK; translated from the coding sequence ATGAAAACCGCGTTCGTCTACTCGCCCGAATACCGCCGTTATGACTTTGGCCCCGACCATCCCTTCCAGTGCGTGCGGGTGGATCTGGCGCGCACGCTGCTCGAGGCCTGCGGCTGCCTGGACGCGGCCGACATCGTTCCCCCGCTCGAGCTGACCGAGGACGAGCTGCTGCGGACGCACCGCGCGGGATTTGTGGAGCGGGTCAGGCGCGCCTCGAGGGGCGAGGCGGTGCCGGACGCGACCGATTACGGCCTGGGTACCCTGGACGTGCCGGTGTTCGCCGGAATGCACGAGGCGGCCTTGCAGCTGGTCGGAGGAACGGCGCGCGCCGCGCAGCTGATTCTGGACGGCGACTACCGCCGCGCGGTCAACCTGGGCGGCGGCTTGCACCACGCCCAGGCCGACAAGGCCGCAGGGTTTTGCGTGTACAACGACCTGTCGGTGGCGGCGCGCCGCTTCACGCAGGCGGGGTGGCGGGTCGCGTACCTCGATGTGGACGTGCACCACGGCGACGGAGTGCAGTGGCTGCACTACGAAGATCCCCGTGTGCTCACGCTCAGCCTGCACGAGACCGGACGCTTTTTGTGGCCGGGCACCGGTGCGACCTGGGAGATGGGGCGCGGCGAGGGCAGCGGCTACAGCCTGAACCTGCCCTTAGAGCCTTTTACCCAGGACGACTCGTACCTCGAGGTGCTCGAGCGGGTGGTGCCCGCAGCGCTGGCGTGGTTCCGGCCGGACGTTTTGATCTTGCAGGCCGGGGCGGACGCGCACTTCAAAGATCCGCTGGCCGACCTGTCCCTGACCGTACAGGGGCTGCGCGCGGTGTACCGCCGGGTGAGTGCCTGGGCCGATGAGTTCGCCTCGGGGCGGCTGCTGGCCACGGGTGGAGGCGGCTATGCGATCCACAACGTGGCCCCGCGGGCCTGGGCGCTGCTGTATGCCGAACTGAGCGGCCAGTCGGTTCCCGAGGAACTGCCCCCCGCCTGGCTGCAGGCCTGGCAGGCCCCGCAGGGCGACCCGCTGCCCTCGGGTTGGTGGGACCTGCCGCCCGAGATCCCGCGCCGCGCCGAAATCGAAAGCCGCAACCGCCGGGTGGCGCAGCGGCTGTTGACCGACTGGGCGGCGGTGCGCAAGTAA
- a CDS encoding CBS domain-containing protein has translation MLVRDVMTPHPLTAPPDLTVLGAYRLMQERSLRHLPILEDGRLVGIVSDRDLSARASVLATPEQRRGLEDPLRSVMVSPVVTTDLEEPVEEAARRMRERRIGSLVVTDESGAVRGIVTGIDLLGAIIRLTGVNAASSRLELEVDNVPGQLARVGQALEREGVNVSSVLTSPAPEGRLRFVLRVDTPLGRPLARRLAEQGFEVVWPPMR, from the coding sequence ATGCTCGTCCGTGACGTCATGACCCCCCACCCGCTGACCGCGCCGCCGGACCTGACCGTCCTTGGGGCGTACCGCCTGATGCAGGAGCGCAGCCTGCGTCACCTGCCGATCCTCGAGGACGGACGGCTGGTCGGCATCGTGTCCGACCGCGACCTGAGCGCACGGGCCTCGGTGCTGGCGACCCCCGAGCAGCGCCGGGGCCTCGAGGACCCCCTGCGCTCGGTGATGGTCTCCCCGGTGGTGACCACCGACCTCGAGGAACCGGTGGAGGAAGCCGCGCGCCGCATGCGCGAGCGCCGCATCGGTTCGCTGGTCGTGACCGACGAGTCCGGTGCGGTGCGGGGCATCGTGACCGGCATCGACCTGCTGGGAGCCATCATTCGGCTGACCGGCGTGAACGCCGCCTCGAGCCGCCTGGAACTCGAGGTGGACAACGTGCCCGGCCAACTGGCGCGGGTCGGCCAGGCACTCGAGCGCGAGGGCGTAAACGTCTCCTCGGTGCTGACCAGTCCGGCGCCCGAGGGACGGCTGCGCTTTGTGCTGCGGGTGGACACGCCCCTGGGACGACCGCTCGCGCGGCGTCTTGCCGAACAGGGCTTCGAGGTCGTGTGGCCTCCGATGCGGTAG
- a CDS encoding GNAT family N-acetyltransferase, which yields MDQAPTLIYPTPPETLESLRIDPQLKVFRPAELQKNALVGIARLEQGSIVTAVVEEEIVGYATLHPPDSFERWGETKLPGILELGAVESSPRYRSRHLARRMLERMFEGGRCEENIVVATLYYWHYDLEGSGLSTYAYRKLLERLYGSVGFEVYKTDDPEIAHYPGNALMARVGSRVSPELLAEFERLRFLIRWRTQQSAS from the coding sequence GTGGACCAGGCACCGACGCTGATCTACCCCACGCCGCCCGAGACCCTGGAGTCGCTGCGGATCGACCCGCAGCTCAAGGTCTTCCGGCCTGCGGAACTGCAGAAAAATGCGTTGGTCGGTATCGCCCGCCTCGAGCAGGGCAGCATCGTCACGGCGGTGGTGGAAGAGGAGATCGTCGGATACGCCACCTTGCACCCGCCCGACTCTTTCGAGCGCTGGGGCGAGACGAAGCTGCCCGGCATCCTCGAGCTCGGTGCGGTGGAGAGCTCGCCGCGCTACCGCTCGCGGCACCTGGCGCGCCGCATGCTCGAGCGCATGTTCGAGGGCGGGCGCTGCGAGGAGAACATCGTGGTCGCCACGCTGTACTACTGGCACTACGACCTCGAGGGCAGCGGGCTGTCCACCTACGCCTACCGCAAGCTGCTCGAGCGGCTGTACGGCAGCGTGGGCTTCGAGGTGTACAAGACCGACGACCCCGAGATCGCGCACTACCCGGGCAACGCCCTGATGGCCCGCGTGGGCAGCCGGGTGAGTCCGGAACTGCTCGCCGAGTTCGAGCGCCTGCGTTTTCTGATTCGCTGGCGCACGCAGCAGAGCGCATCGTGA
- a CDS encoding LptF/LptG family permease: protein MNLRLARYVLRETLPLYLAGVALFLILQTTDLISTAAGVLINQRAPIEVALQLYLARVPVFVQKSLALAVPFALLLALGRMAKDSELKAAFASGVRPAWLVAPLAAFGLLVSALIFVNDSLWLPQSYKLWDVAVARIFRTSPPPQNTTLYTRSEQGRLFYAGSVQQRNGDKTQADLLGVMVRTPDTTYTAQRGLWDARNKTWELYNVWAYRTVGEEPVNTPREVFPHTSRLVAFTPPPEQLTVQQLRDRLNDPQLERGAARSIEFELQRRFADPVSALSFALAAGVLGVLLRNRSWAFVAIIGMIFVYYVVWSATPEFAKLGAMPVWTAAWLPNFLLVAFALSLSRRLT from the coding sequence GTGAACCTGCGGCTTGCACGCTATGTGCTGCGCGAGACCCTGCCGCTGTACCTGGCGGGCGTGGCGCTCTTCCTGATCCTCCAGACGACCGACCTGATTTCGACCGCAGCGGGCGTGCTGATCAATCAGCGCGCGCCCATCGAGGTCGCACTGCAGCTGTATCTGGCCCGCGTGCCGGTGTTCGTACAGAAGTCGCTGGCGCTGGCCGTGCCGTTCGCGCTGCTGCTCGCCTTGGGCCGCATGGCCAAGGACAGCGAGCTCAAAGCCGCCTTCGCCTCGGGCGTCCGCCCAGCGTGGCTGGTGGCCCCGCTGGCCGCCTTCGGCCTGCTGGTGAGCGCCCTGATCTTCGTGAACGACTCGCTGTGGCTGCCGCAGTCGTACAAGCTGTGGGACGTGGCGGTTGCCCGCATCTTCCGCACCTCGCCCCCGCCGCAGAACACCACGCTGTATACCCGCTCCGAACAGGGGCGGCTGTTCTATGCGGGCAGCGTGCAGCAGCGCAACGGCGACAAAACTCAGGCCGACTTGCTGGGCGTGATGGTGCGCACGCCCGACACCACCTACACCGCGCAGCGCGGCCTGTGGGACGCGCGCAACAAGACCTGGGAACTGTACAACGTCTGGGCTTACCGCACGGTCGGCGAGGAACCGGTCAACACCCCGCGCGAGGTGTTCCCGCACACCTCGAGGCTGGTCGCCTTTACCCCGCCGCCCGAGCAGCTCACCGTTCAGCAGTTGCGCGATCGCTTGAACGATCCGCAGCTCGAGCGGGGAGCGGCGCGCAGCATCGAGTTCGAGCTGCAGCGGCGCTTCGCCGATCCGGTTTCGGCCCTGTCGTTCGCGCTGGCCGCCGGAGTGCTGGGCGTACTGCTGCGTAATCGCTCGTGGGCTTTTGTGGCCATCATCGGCATGATCTTCGTGTATTACGTCGTGTGGTCTGCCACGCCCGAGTTTGCCAAGCTCGGTGCGATGCCGGTGTGGACCGCCGCATGGCTGCCCAACTTCTTACTGGTGGCCTTCGCGCTGTCGCTCTCGAGGAGGCTCACTTGA
- a CDS encoding LptF/LptG family permease yields MSAVRTSFRSSPVGRRLDHYLVSEVLPLLVGGLLVVVVLFLLAALVEVLAPILAKGANPLLVAKLMAFKIPDAIGRGLPIALLFAVLLAMSRLSSDSEIKSALAGGVGPVRLMVPVMVLALGVSTVSFLNSELLVPRAESQVLQTQRDILLDNPRVLVEEGTVFKDALGRAIYIDQILPGNELRGVRIIQMGPGQPAREIMTAERGLIEPGSATIVLYEGQRVTYRDAKPVTAASFEEARLPVQDLQASLNGTSDEVQPVNLPLGELRARIAAYRSQSLPVYREETALNRKFAEPLAAVAFGFFGVTLALYTFRTGGGLGLVWVMMLTFVYYATWSVFRIMGEQGALPPVIAAWAPDALYLIAGGVLLLLSTRR; encoded by the coding sequence TTGAGCGCCGTTCGTACGTCTTTCCGTAGCAGCCCGGTGGGCCGCAGGCTCGACCACTACCTGGTCTCCGAGGTCCTGCCGCTGCTGGTGGGCGGCCTGCTGGTGGTGGTCGTCCTGTTCCTGCTGGCCGCGCTGGTCGAGGTCCTCGCCCCCATCTTGGCCAAGGGGGCCAACCCGCTGCTGGTCGCCAAACTGATGGCCTTCAAGATCCCCGACGCCATCGGACGCGGCCTGCCGATCGCGCTGCTGTTTGCGGTGCTGCTGGCGATGTCGCGGCTCTCCAGCGACTCGGAGATCAAGAGCGCCCTGGCCGGCGGGGTGGGACCGGTCCGCCTGATGGTTCCGGTGATGGTGCTCGCCCTGGGCGTGTCGACCGTGTCCTTCCTGAACTCCGAACTGCTGGTGCCGCGCGCCGAGAGTCAGGTGCTGCAGACGCAGCGTGACATCTTGCTCGACAATCCCCGCGTGCTGGTCGAGGAGGGTACCGTGTTCAAGGACGCGCTGGGCCGGGCCATCTACATCGATCAGATCCTGCCCGGCAACGAGCTGCGCGGGGTACGCATCATCCAGATGGGGCCCGGGCAACCGGCGCGCGAGATCATGACCGCCGAGCGCGGCCTCATCGAACCGGGCAGCGCCACCATCGTGCTGTACGAAGGTCAGCGCGTCACCTACCGTGACGCCAAGCCGGTCACGGCCGCCTCGTTCGAGGAAGCGCGCCTGCCGGTGCAGGACCTGCAGGCCTCGCTGAACGGCACGAGCGACGAAGTGCAGCCGGTCAACCTGCCCTTGGGCGAGCTGCGTGCCCGAATCGCTGCCTACCGTTCGCAGAGCCTGCCGGTCTACCGCGAGGAAACGGCCTTAAACCGCAAGTTCGCCGAACCGCTCGCGGCGGTGGCCTTCGGCTTCTTCGGCGTGACCCTGGCGCTGTACACCTTCCGCACCGGCGGCGGGCTGGGACTGGTGTGGGTCATGATGCTGACCTTCGTGTACTACGCCACCTGGAGCGTTTTCCGGATCATGGGCGAGCAGGGCGCACTCCCCCCGGTGATCGCCGCCTGGGCCCCGGACGCGCTGTACCTGATCGCGGGCGGCGTGCTGCTGCTGCTGTCCACGCGGCGCTGA
- the hemA gene encoding glutamyl-tRNA reductase, with product MNNETRLNVAVVGVNHKTAPVSVRERVSVRPEEQQALTSHLLKHAEEVMLLSTCNRTEVYFAGVMGDPLSAFEGAWGQPLRPYLYVHQGEAALEHLYRVSSGLDSLVLGETQIQGQVKRAWQDAHAQGSTGPLLNRAVQGALRTGKRVRSETGIADKAVSVSYAAVELARAILGDLSGKTALVVGAGETAELTLTHLRAAGVQNVTVVNRTMERAQQLAARFGGHACAYEALLEILPQADVVIASSAAPHYVLRPENVQRALAGREHPMFLIDISVPRIIDPACGAVEGAYLYNLDDLTRIVENNLAERAALVPRAEALVQDGVREYREWARMYASRELLKGVQDHYQALAREELARLGALGLDEAQRAALEAALARLSQRAAAPVLRAVKEGSLEAAFLEGDAQRVRR from the coding sequence GTGAACAATGAAACGCGCTTGAACGTCGCGGTGGTCGGCGTCAACCACAAGACCGCGCCGGTGTCGGTGCGTGAACGGGTATCGGTGCGCCCCGAAGAGCAACAGGCCCTGACCTCGCACCTGCTCAAGCACGCCGAAGAGGTGATGCTGCTCTCCACCTGCAACCGCACCGAGGTGTACTTCGCCGGAGTGATGGGCGACCCGCTCTCGGCCTTCGAGGGTGCCTGGGGTCAGCCGCTGCGTCCGTACCTGTACGTTCACCAGGGCGAGGCGGCCCTCGAGCACCTCTACCGGGTCTCGAGCGGGCTCGACAGCCTGGTGCTGGGCGAAACCCAGATCCAGGGCCAGGTCAAGCGGGCATGGCAAGACGCGCACGCGCAGGGCTCCACGGGACCGCTGCTCAACCGTGCGGTGCAGGGCGCGCTGCGCACCGGCAAGCGGGTGCGCAGCGAAACCGGCATCGCCGACAAGGCGGTCTCGGTCTCGTACGCGGCGGTCGAGCTCGCCCGCGCGATCTTGGGCGACCTCTCCGGCAAGACCGCCCTGGTGGTCGGGGCAGGAGAGACCGCCGAGTTGACCCTGACCCACCTGCGCGCGGCCGGCGTACAGAACGTGACGGTCGTGAACCGCACCATGGAACGCGCCCAGCAGCTGGCCGCGCGCTTCGGCGGCCACGCCTGCGCCTACGAGGCCCTGCTGGAGATCCTGCCGCAGGCCGACGTGGTGATCGCCTCGAGCGCCGCTCCGCACTACGTGTTGCGCCCCGAGAACGTCCAGAGGGCCCTGGCAGGCCGCGAGCACCCCATGTTCCTGATCGACATCTCGGTGCCGCGCATCATCGACCCGGCCTGCGGCGCGGTCGAGGGGGCCTATCTCTACAACCTCGACGACCTGACCCGCATCGTGGAGAACAACCTTGCCGAACGCGCCGCCCTGGTTCCCCGGGCCGAGGCGCTGGTGCAAGACGGCGTACGCGAATACCGCGAGTGGGCCCGCATGTACGCCTCGCGCGAACTCCTCAAGGGCGTACAGGACCACTACCAGGCCCTCGCCCGCGAGGAACTCGCGCGCCTGGGGGCTCTGGGCCTCGATGAAGCGCAGCGCGCTGCGCTCGAGGCGGCCTTGGCGCGCCTGAGCCAGCGCGCTGCCGCGCCGGTGCTGCGGGCGGTCAAGGAGGGCAGCCTCGAGGCGGCTTTCCTGGAAGGCGATGCGCAGCGGGTCCGACGCTGA